The genome window CCTGCCGTGCGACTATTCGCGTCCGGGCGCCCGGCGGCCCGAAGCCATGAGGAGCAGCAATCCCATCGCGGGCGTGAAGAGAATGCTCGCAAAGAAGTTCCCCCAGAAGCCGAAGCGCGTGTGGATGCCGAACAGGCCGATGACAATGCTGAGACCCAGAAAAATGAGGAACGGATTCACGATCGCCTCTCTTGCTGCTACTGCGCCTGGGGAAGTTCACGATTCGGATTCAGCGCGAGCGTGTCGAGCCGCCGGAGGAAATCCGCGATGCTTTCGCCCGAAGGTAGCCACCCGGCCTTGTCGGCAGGGGAGGCCGCCGCATCGGGTGCGGGGGCGTCCTGCGTCTTCGCGTCGGACGCGGGCTTGCCTTGCGCTTTCGCCGCGGGAGGTGGCGCGGCCTTCGGCGAGAGGGCGGGCGGCGGATCGGTGTTGAGGATTACCGGCAGACCGTCCCGGCCGCCGATGACGACGACCTTGGCGTTGTGCGATTCCGCGAGTTCCCTGGTCGCCTTGATCCCTTCGTAGCGGAGGAAGTCCGCGGTCATGTTCTTGTTGACGAGCCCCTGATAGGCCTGGATGCCTTCGCCTTCGATGACCTTGCGTTTGGCTTCCTGCTGCGCTTCGAGGAGCAGGTATTTGTAACGCAGGTACTCCTGCTCCGCGACCAGCTTGTGCGCGATCGCGTCGCTCAACGCGGCCGGAAGGGTGATGCTCTTGACCACAAAGCCCTGGATCAAGATCGGGATGCGGCCCATCTCCTCGATCGCGTCGACCAGCATCTGGTCCTGGAGCTTCTGCCGCATGGTCGAGTACAGGTCGTCGGGCCGATAGCTGCCGATGGTTTGGCGCACCGCGGAATTCATGATCGGGATGACGACCTTGGCGCGGTAGTTGGGGCCGATCTCCTGGTGCAGGGTCGGCAGGTTGTCGCGGATGATCTGGCTGCGCAGGGAGACCTGGACCTTGATCGTCAGCCCGTCCAGCGTCAGGACGTCGATATCCTGCGTCTCCTCCTGCACCCGCACGTCGTAGACGTACATGATGTCCCAGGGCGCGATCAGATGAAGACCTTCCTCGTAGGTCCGGTCCTTCACCGTGCCGCCGCCGAAGCGCGAGTAGAGCACCCCGAGTTCGCCGGGGCGGATGGAGATGACGATGCTGGGCCACAGGAACGCCAGCAGGAGCGTCGCGACCAGACCGGCGCACGCCAGCCGGAAGCGGTTCCGCCGTACCATCTCTTTCAGGCTTGCATGGAGCTTCGTCATCGATCTAACCGGTAGGTTTGTTGCGTGTATTGGGCGGAGCCGCGCCAGAAGACATCGAGGGTATAGTCGATGCACTGACGTTCAAAGAGAACGCAGCGTTCTCTGTCCTGTTCGGTCTGCCCCATGCAAAGGTTGTAGAGGATCGGGCATTTATCGACATTGAGAACGAACTCGCCGATATTTGGGCGGGAGTGGATGGTTTCGCGCGCCAACCCGACGATACGTTTGACGTATGCGTTGTTACAGACTTGAATGCGCTGGGTATAGCTGTGATTTGCTTCGTAGCATTTCAGCCGGTCGCGGATGGCGGCGGTGTTGCCTGCGGCGTTCACGCCCGAGGGCAGGGTTCCGAGCACCCGCTCGTACAGATCGCGGACGATCCGGATGTTGGAATTGCCGGTCAGATCCTTGGCCGCCGCCGTGGCGGAGAGACCGATGCCGAGCACCGCCGCGAGAATGCCGAGATCGCGCCTCATGCCGCCCGCTCCGGGTTGTCGTCTGCGTCTTCGGCGAATGCCCCTTCGCGCATCGTCAGCACCCGGTCCGCCACGTGGAAGTAGCGGTCGTCATGGGAGATCGCGAGGACGGTCGCGCCCCGGCCGACGATGCCGGGTAGGAGATCTTCGTAGAAATAGCGCCGGAACGCCGGATCGAAGTCGGCCGCCACCTCGTCGAACAGATAGACCGCGCGGTTTTCGAGAAGGGCGCAGGCGAGCGCCAGGCGCTTGCGCTGGCCCGCGGACAAATCCAGGGTCGAGAACGACCCGTCCTCCAGCAGCCGCACCTTCGTTTCGATGCGAACCGTGCGCAGGGTCGCTTCCAGTTGCTCCGGGGCGATCCTGAGGCCGAGCGGGCGCGAGAACAGGTGGTAGTCCGTCGGCACCATGGTGAAGATGTTGCGGTAGGCCTCGATGTCGACGTCGGCGAGCGGCGCGTCGTTCAGCCGCACCTCTCCCGCCTGCGGACGGTAGAGCCCGGCGAGAACCTTCATGAAGGTCGATTTTCCCGAGCCGTTGCCGCCGCGGATGAAGACCAGTTCGCCTTTGCGGAGTACGAAGTCGTCGACCCGGATGCCGAAGACGCGCGCGCCGTTCCGGTCGTGGTAGTCGAACCGCACATCCCGCAGCGAGAGCGACGAAAACGCCGGAACCGGGGGCGGGGGCTGCTGCCAGCGGGCGGCTGCCCCCGCCGCCTCGAAGGGTTCGGCCGCAGCGTCGATCATCGCTTCCACCCCGGCGAGTTCCTGCAGGCTGAGCTCCACCTTGGTCATCAGCGGCACGAACGTCACGAGGCTGATCAAGGGACTGAGGCAGAACATGCAGAGCACCAGCAGCGTCGCGGTATCGGTGGCGTCGACGTCCAGCCACCCCGGCATGAGGAAGAGGACGAGGCCGAGAACCAGCAGGTTGAGCATCGCGAAGAACGAGATGCCGAAGGCATGTCCGCGTTCCGTGGCGTTGCGCGCCTCGGAGGCGTTGGCGAGGTCCGGAATCAGTTGGCGTCTGAAGAGGTCGGCGGTCTTCGGCTGATGGATCTTGAGTTGCTGAAGTCCTTCGTAAAGGTCGCGCAGCCCCGCGCCGAAGCGCAGGTCGGCCTGCATGGCCGGCCCCATGCGGCGATGCACGGTGTTGATCAGGCGCAGGAATATCCAGAACCCGGTCCCCACGAACAGAAAGACGCCTGCGGTTCCCGTCAGGGACACGCTCGCCATCTTGATGCAGGAGAGAACGATCATGACGGCGTTGGCGGTCGCCGCCATCAGCATGCGCGACGCTTCCACGACCATTTCGCGGCCATCCGTCAGCGCCGCGTGAATGCGTGCCTGGTCGAGTTGCTCGTAATCGACCAGCGAGACGCCGCGCAATTTGGCGGCAATGCGCATGCGCCACTCCATCACTCCATTCAGGGCGATCTGGGCGGAACGGCCGGTGATGTAGCGGAACAGGAAGTAGAACGACGCCAGGCAAATCAAAAACGCAAGAAAGGTGTGCAGCTTGAGGCCGTCGCCGGACAGTTCGTCCAGCCCCTGCAGAACGCAGAAGACCGCCAGACCCTGCGCCGCGCCCGAGGCGAGGCTCGCGGCGAGGAGGCGCGGGCCCTCGTCTCCGGCCTGGTTCCGGAGCAGCTTGAGAAAATGCGTTTCCGTCATATGCAGCATGAAGTCTGTCAGCCTTCGCGGTCGTGCGTCGCACGCACCGGTTCCGAGAGCGGCCGGGGGAGGGGGTTCGCGGGCGAAACCTCTCCCCCGGAGGCTCGGGGGTCGGGCGAGCGGGGGGCGATGGGCGGAACGGCCGTCAGGCGGTCGGCGCGGCCTGTTCCGTCATCGCCGGTTCATCGGCCGCGGCGGATTTGTCCTTCTTGACCTTCTTGCGGATCTTGCCGACGAAGTCCTTGCCCTCTTCGACCTTGGTCTTGAAGTAGGTCTTGGCTTCTTCCGCGTCGAAATCGACGAGCGATCCGCCTTTGCGGAAGTGGCGATCGAAGACGCAGCCGAGGGCGTAGGTGGTGGCGCCGCCCATGATGCTGATCGTTGCCACGCCGGTGGTCAGACCGATCACCGGAATGCTCTTGAGCAGCGAGGCGGCGAACGGCACGCTCGCGGTGGTCAGGGCACCGCCGCACAGCGACGAAACGATGGATTTGACCCGCTCCTTGCGGAATTCCACGCCGTACGCCTTGGCGAGTTCGTGGATCAGGTCCAGCTGCACGGCGGAGAGGCCGAGGAAATCCACCAGCGGCAGAGGCACGAAGCCGACGCCGATCGCGGCGTAGACCCGCTTGCGGATGATCGCGGCGATCGCGGCTTCGTCGGGGCATGCCCGAGCGGTTGCGCAGGTTTCGGCCTCGCCGGGGGTCTGCCCCTCGACGCCATCGGCCTCGTTGTCAGGAATAGTGTCGGTCATGTGTTCCTACCTCGTTTTCATCGGGTCCAGAGGGCATGAACATTATTGCGCCGTGCGTGCCTTATGGGCGTCCGCAAGCGTGGAGTCAAAAAGTTCGTCGGCGGAAATCAGAAGAAACATCGGGAAATCGATTCCGAGTTTATTGGCGGTCACTAGGTTGAGCGCAATCTTCGGCGTGTAGACGCTCTTTTCCAAATCGGCCTGCGGCGGCAGAAGTCCCAAAGCTGCCGCCATGCGGTCGGCGTAGAACTTGCCCAGCGGCGCGTAATCCAGCGTGGACAAGCCCATCAACGCTCCGCGCCGGACGTGGATGCTGCCGTCGCGGGCGAAGGTCTTGATGGACCGGGCGTTGAGTTTGTCGAACAGCGGCTGCGGAGAGTCCTGCGTCCAGTCGAAGCAGTTGAGCGCGGACACGTAGAACGCGTCGATGCCCCTTGCGAGCAGCCAGTCGATGCCCCGGGCACAGGTCGCGGCGCTTTCCGCCTTGTCGAGAAGTGGGTACTCGACGAGGGCGAAACCGCGCTCGCGGGCGACTTCGCGGGCTTCGCGCACGTTGGAGTAGGAGAGGCCCTCGGCGCTGTCGTGATACATGATTCCCATCCGACGGAACGGGATCGCCTCGTGGAACATCGCGAAGACCTTGAACCACTTGTCCTTGATGTACTGGATCGTCAGGTTCGGCGCGCCGAGGCCGGTGTGCGGGTCGACGATGCCCGCGCCCACCGGATCCGCGACGTCGACCGACATGATCGGGGTCCGGCCGTTGTTTTCCGCCAGCAGCGCCTTGGTCGCCGCCGTGCCCATGCTGACGATGACGTCCACCGACGGATCGTCCATCAGCTTCCGGGCTTCCCGGCGGTAGTCGCTTTCGGCGGCGTCCCACCCCGGACTGACGTGCAGACGGTCGGGAAAGGCGATGCGGTGCGCGAGGCCGCGGCGATCGAGCGCCGTGACGATGTTCTGTTGGATCAGCGCGAATTCCCAGTACGGTCCCGCCTCGAAATAGGCGGCGGTCTTCGGGGGCGCTTCGCTTCCGGTTTCGGCGCGGACCCTCGGCGTAAACGGTCCGGGCACGGCGGCGCAGATCGCCGCCGCGGCAAGAACCAGAACCGCGCTGAAGGACCTGCGCATAAGCCGGAAATCTCCTGACGGGAACGCGACGGACGACGGAAGGAAAAATTTGGGTGGTGCGGACGCGAGGGCCCGCCCGAAGCCGGTAACCTGCTGAACACTATGAGCCTCCGGCGCGAATATGGCGAGTTCCAAATATGGGGCCGGTGTCGCGAGGCGGCCGCCGTCGTCCGGTCCGCCGTATCCGGCGGTACGGCAAACGCGTCATCCGGGACCGGCGTATGACGGGAATCGCATTTTCTGCATTGTTCAAGGGGAAGTGCGCGGGCTAACGTCGAGATGTCATATGAAAAATCGGGTTTTCCGTCCGCAGCTTCGGCTTCCCGATTCGCCGTCGTCTTCCCCGGCCACGGCGGGGCGCGGCGGAGGCCTATCCCGGTCGGGTCCTGCGTAACACTCGGGGAAGGAGACTTCGATGTCCGGATTGAGAGCGTTGACGTGGGGACTGGCGCTCCTGCTGCCGAGCGTCGCCTCGGCGACTTCGCTGGATCTCGTGACGCCGGCCGACGACTTTTTGAAGGAGTCCGGTGCGCCTGGGGTGGAGGTTTCCGTGCTCGAGCGCGGCAAGGACCGGCCGCAGACGCTCGCGCGCGGGTTCGCATGCGTGGAGAATTCCGTGCCGATGCGCGCGGATTCGGTGATGAAGCTGGGCTCGGTGACCAAGGTGTTCACCGGACTGCGCATCCGCATGCTGATCGAGGAGGGGAAGCTCGCGGAAGACGCGCCGTTGAGCCGCTTCGTTCCCGAGCAGGTGCGCGGCGACGAGATCACCGTCCGGCATCTTCTGACGCATACCTCGGGGCTGCCCGAGATGCTGGGTCTCGAACCCTTCGCCTCGAACATGGCGCATCCCTGGACGCCCCGGGAGATCGCGGCGGTGATTGCGAAGCAGCCGCTCGACTTCGCGCCGGGCAGCGCGCAGCGCTATTCGAACTCGAACTACCTGATGCTCGGGCGGATCGTCGAAATCGTGACCGGCGAACCGTTCGACCGCGAAATCCGGCAGAGGATCGCGACGCCCCTGGGGATGCGTCATCTGTCGATGGGGGACGACGAGACGGTGGTGCGCAAGGCCGCCTGCGGTTACGCGGGCGGCAAGCCCGGAGAGCTGAAACGGCCGATGATGGCGAGTCTGGTTCCGCCGATGGCGACCGGTAACCTGATCGGCACCTCGGAGGATATCGTTCGCCTCGTCAACCAGGGCCGGGTGTTGCGCCACAACCTCATCGATTCGCCGCCGCAAGGCCCGTGGCGGCTCGCCGACGGCAGTCCGGCCGTGAAGCCGCAGCATGGCCCGGATCAGGGTCTGGAGTTCGACCAGAGCCTGCTGGAAGGGATGACGCTCTTCCGTTTCGACGACCGGCCGCTCTCCCTCGTCGGCAAGGCCGGCATGTTTCCGGGTTTCGCGGCGTGGTTCCTTTACGATCCGCAGACCCGCACCGCGGTGGCGGTGACGACCAATCTGGAGACCAAGTCGATGGAGGCGATGCGGTTGGGGGTGCGGGTGCTGGAGGCGCAGCGCCGGGCGAAGGCGGTTCGCTGATCTCGGGGCGCGGAGGGCGCTCCCGCGCGGGGGCGGGAGCGCCATGTGTGCGGAGAGCGCGGCGTCAGGCCATCCGCGCGGTGATGCCGGGTCCGATCGGCAGGTTCAGCAGATAGAATGCGGTGAACAGCAGAACCCAGGCCAGGACCGAGGCCGCCACGTAGGGCATCAACAGCGAGAGATACCGCCCGTACCCGAGCGACGGGTCGTATTCCTGCCCGGTGCGGATGGCCGCGGGAACGAACGGGTTGCAGGGCGAGACGGGAATGAAGCTGCACATGCCGACGCGCATCGCGAGCTGGGTGAACGCGGGGGTGTAGCCCAGCATCATGAACATCGGCACGAACAGCGGCCCCAGCAGCGCCCAGGTGGCCGAGCTGCTGGGAATGAAGATCAGCAGGAAGGCGGCGACCACCATCAGCAGGAACTGCGCCGCCAGCCCGGTCATGTCGAGAGTCTGGAGCAACGCCGCGCCGGCGGTGGCGATCACCTGGCCGATGTTGGTCCACACGATCGCGGCGGTGAAGTTGGCGATCAGGAACATCAGCACGATGAAACCGCTCATATCGCGGATGGTGTCGGTCGCGAGCTTTCCGGCATCCTTGGCGCTGCGGATCTGCCCGGTGAAGACGCCGTAGGTGATCCCGGTAACTGCGAACAGCAGGAACATCAACGCGGCGATTCCCTTCAGGAACGGCGAGCCGATGATGCCGTGGGTCTCGGGGTTGCGAAGGATGCCGGTCTCGGGAATCACCGCCAGCGCGACCAGCCCGACGAGAACGAGCGCGGCAAGGCCGGTGAACGCCAGCGCGCGCCGCTCGCGGGGATCGGCCTTTTCGAGGGTCTTCTCGACCGCTCCTTCGTAGACGCCGAGGCGCGGCTCGACGATCTTTTCGGTCACCAGCGTCACCACGATCGTCAGCAGCGCCACGGCGGTGGTGGTGAAATACCAGTTGTCGACCGGGCTGACGTGCGCCTGCTTGTCGATGATCTGCGCCGCCGACGTCGTCAGTCCGGCCATCACCACGTCGAGGCCGACGATGATCAGGTTGGCCGAATAGCCGCTGCCGACCGCCGCCATCGCGGTGCAGAGTCCCGCCAACGGGTGGCGTCCGACCGCGCGGAACACGATCGCCCCGATCGCGGGCATGATCAGCAGCGCGACGTCCGAAGCGATGTGGCTGAAGAAGCAGATGATGCAGAGCATGATCGTGACGCCGCGGCGGGGAATCCCCATCACCATCGCCTGGATCACCCGCTCCAGCAGCTTGGTGCGCTGCGCGATGCCCACGCCCATGGCGAGAACGACGATCAGCCCGAAGGGCGGAAACGCGACGAAGTTCCGGATCATGCTGGTGGTGAGCCAGCTGAAGGCCTCGGCGCTGAGCAGGCTGCGCGCCTCGACCTCGGCATGGGTGATGGGATTGATCACGCTCACGCCCGCGAGCGAAAGCGCCACCGACAGCCCGATCAGCACGCAGATCGCCCAGACGAACAGCGTAAACGTATCGGGGATCTTGTTGCCGAAGCGCTCGACGGCGGCGAGGAGCCTGCCGACGATTTCGGAGGACGGAGTCTCGGCCGATGGACTGCCGAGCGAATCCTTGGTGCTGGACATTCTCGCTCTCCCTGTTCCGGATTTTCGTTGTGCGTGCGCGGCTACTTGGACGGCGCCAGCAGGGTTTCGACGAGGCCCGCCCAGAAGGCGATCCCGGGCAGCAGGGCGGCGTCGTTGAAGTCGTAGGCGGGGTTGTGCAATGCCGCGGCGGGGGCGCCGGGGGCGCCGCTTCCCAACAGGAAGTAGGCGCCGCGCTGTTCCTCGAGCATGAAGGCGAAGTCCTCGCTGCCGAGAACCGGCCGCGCCAGTTCGAAGACGGCGTCCGCGCCGAACAGCGCCCGCGCTGCGTCGCGGGCGGCCTCGGTCGCCTCGGCGTCGTTGACGAGAACCGGGTAGGGGCCGGGCGCGGCCACGATTTCGGCGCGGCACCCGAGGGCCTGCGCCTGCGCCGCGATCAACTCCCGCACCCGCGCGTTGACCGCAGTCCGGACCGCCGGGTCGAGCGTGCGGATCGAGAGTTTCATCTCCGCCGACTGGGGAATGATGTTGAACGCGGACCCGGCGTTGACGGCGGTCACGGACACCACGGCGGCGTCGAGCGGATCGACGTTCCGGCCGACCACGCTTTGCAGCATCACCACGATCGACGCCGCGGCCACGATCGGGTCGCAGCCGGTGTGCGGGGCCGATCCGTGCGCGCCCTTGCCCAGCACCCGCACGGTGATCCGGTCGTTCGACGCCATCATCGGGCCGGGCCGGTAGTTGAACCGGCCGACCGGCAGGTCCGGCCAGTTGTGCAGGCCGTAGACGGCGTCGCACGGGAATGCCTCGAACAGGCCGTCGTCCATCATCCTGCGGGCCCCCGCCTTGCCCTCTTCGGCGGGCTGGAAGATGAGGTGCACGGTGCCGTCGAAATTGCGCGTCGCGGCGAGATGGGCCGCCGCCCCGAGCAGCATCGCGGTGTGGCCGTCGTGACCGCAGGCGTGCATCTTGCCGGGGGTGCGGCTGGCGTAGGGCAGGCCGGTCGCCTCTTCGATCGGCAGGGCGTCCATGTCCGCGCGCAGGCCGAGGGTGCGGCTTCCCCCGCCCGCGCGGAGGGTGCCGACGACGCCGGTTCCGCCGATGCCGGTGCGCACTTCGTAGCCGGATGCGGCGAGCTTTTCGGCGACGAACTTCGCGGTTTCGAATTCCTCGAACGCCAGTTCCGGGTGCGCGTGAAGATGACGCCGGACGACGGCGGCCTCTTCGGCCAGGGTGCGGAAACGATCTTGCCAGTCGGTCATCGCAGGACATGCCTCCCATTTCAGCTTGCCGGAAATGAAGGCACCCCGCAGACTCGCGGGAAAGACAAAAGTCAGCTATCCAGATAACCGCAGGTGGTCATGAAGCTCTATCAACTCCGGGCGTTGGATGCCGTCGCGCGGCTCGGAGGCATCCGCGCCGCGGCCCGCGATCTCGGAGTCACCCAACCCGCGCTGACCAAGGCCTTGCGCGAACTCGAGGCGGAGGCGGGGCTGGGGCTGCTGGAGCGCGCGCATTCCGGCGCGGTTCTCAGCCATGCCGGTCAGCGGCTTCTCCTGCGGTCGCGGGCGATCTTCCGGGAGTTCGCCTACGCGGAGATGGAACTCAGCCAGATGCGGGGCGAGACCAGCGGGAAGGTCTCGATCGCGATTTCGCCGTTGTTCGCGCGGATCGTGTTTCCCGACGCCTACACCGCGTTCCGGCGCGAGTTCCCGCAGATCAAGATCCGCGTGATCGAGTCGTTCATCAGCACCACGCTTCCGGCGATCGCCGACGGCAGTCTCGACTTCGCGGTGATGCTGTTGGCCGGAACCGAGGTCGCCGCCAATCTGCTGCAGGAGCACTGGATGGACGTCGACCACCGCATCGTCGGCCGCAGCGGGCATCCGCTGGCGCCGAAGGCGACGCTGGCCGACCTGTTCCGGTGCGACTGGCTGCTGACGAACGCGGTCGAGACGATGGGGCAGCTCTCGCTGCTCGGGAGCATCGCCCTGCAGGCGGCTTTGCCCCTGCCGCGCAACATCCAGGAAGTGCCGTCGGCGGCGATGATCGAAATGCTGGTCGCGGGGAGCGACGCGCTTGCGATCGCGCCGGTGTTCGCGGGGGTTTCCGCGTCTCCCAGCCTCTGCCCGATCGACTGCGACGAGGTTCCTCCGCTGGTGAAGAGCTTCGGCCTGGTGCGGCGGGCGGATACGCGCCTCAGCCCCGCGGCGGAGGGGATGCGGGACGCGATCCGTCAGGCGATGCGCAAGCTGAATCTCTCCGCCGAGCGGCGCCGGCGGGACGATCGGCGGGCATAGCCGGCCTTCGGGACGGGAGGCTCAGCCCTCCGCCTCCTTGCCCTTGTTGCGCTTGCAGTTTTCCTTCTTGCCGCCGCAGACCGGGCAGTCTTCCTTGTCGATGCCGAGCAGGGCGATGCCGCCGCACGACCCCATCAGGGGTCTGCGCCCGGCCATGACGCCGATGGCCATGGCGGCGACCACCGCCAGCATCACGCCGAATACGATCAACCAGGTCATGTGCTTCCTTTCACCGAGGGGAATTGTTTCTCGAACTCCGGGGTGCTGCGGACCGCGAACGCCCGCGCGTCGCCCTCGTCGACTCCCGGATCGGCCTTGATCACGAAAAAGGCCGCCAGCTTGTGCTCGACCGCGAAATCATAGCCGCGTTCCGGCCCCAGCACCATCAGCAGGGTGGAGAGGCCGTCCGCTTCGAGCGCGGTCTTCGCGATCACCGAAACCGACGCGAGTTTGTGGGTGACCGGCGCTAGCGTCCGCGGATCGAGGGTGTGCGAATATCGCACCCCGTTCTCCTCGAAGTAGTTCCGGTAGTTGCCGGACGTCGAGACGCCCAGCCCTTCGAGCCGGACGATGCGTTCTGCCACCCGGGCATTCGATATGGGCGCTTCGAGGGCGATGCGCCATGCGCTGCCGTCGGGCTTGCGGCCGTCGGCGTGCAGTTCCCCGGTCACGTCGACGAGGAAGCTCGACACCCCCTGGGCACGCAGGTACGCGACGATGCGGTCCACTGCGTAGCCCGCGGCTATGCTGTTGAATTCGATGTTGGTCGCGGCGTCCTTGCACAGCGTCTGCGGGTCGTCGGGAGAGAGCCGGACGTGCGCCATGCCGACGATGCCGCGCAGAGAGTCCAGCGCGTCGGGCGACGGCCGCTCGGCCACCTGGCCGCGCGGGCCGAACCCCCACGCCGAGAGGGCGGGCAGGAGGGTGACGTCGAACGCGCCGTCGCTGTCCCGGTTGAGCGTGCGGGCGTATTTGAACAGATCGACCGCGCTCGCGGGCATGGACAGGCAGGTTCCGGCAGGGGCGGCGTTGAAGCGCGCCACGTCGGAATCCGCGCGGTAGGTGGAAACCGCGCGGTCGAGCTCGTCGAGGATGCCCCGGACGCCCGCCTGCAGGCGTTCCGGCGGCGGAGACTTGCCGTCGGCGACGTATTGCACCCGGTAGGCGCTGCCCATGGTGGGGCCGCCGAAGCTCTGGACCGTCTCGCCGTCGCACGCCGTCAGCAGGGCCGCGAGGGCGATGCAGGCCAGCCGCAGCCGGCCTGCGTTCCCGGCGTCAGCCGCCGAAGTCGTCCAGGAAGATACTGTCACGCTCCACTCCCAGATCCATCAGCATCTTGATCACGGCGACGGTCATCATCGGCGGGCCGCACATGTAGTACTCGCAGTCCTCGGGCGCGGGGTGGGCCTTCAGATAGTTTTCGTAGAGCACGTTGTGGATGAACCCGACCGGGCCGGTCCAGTTGTCTTCCGGCTGCGGCTCGGACAGCGCCAGATGCCAGGAGAAGTTCGGGTGCTCGGCCTGGAGCTGGTCGAATTCCTCGATGTAGAACGCCTCGCGCAGCGACCGCGCGCCGTACCAGAAGGTGATCTTGCGGTTGGTGTTGATGCGGCGGAGCTGGTCGAAGATGTGCGAACGCATCGGCGCCATGCCCGCGCCGCCGCCGATGAAGACCATCTCGGCGTCGGTCTCCTTGGCGAAGAATTCGCCGAACGGGCCGTAGACCGTGACCTTGTCGCCGGGCTTGAGGCCGAACACCCACGAGGACATCTTGCCCGGCGGGAGGTCGTCGCGCTTCGGCGGCGGGGTGGCGACGCGGATGTTGAATTTGACGATGCCGCGCTCTTCCGGATAGTTGGCCATCGAGTAGGCGCGGATCACGGTTTCGTCCACCTTGGAGACGTAGCGCCAGAGGTTGAACTTGTCCCAATCCGCGCGGAACTTCTCGGGAATGTCGAAGTTCTTGTAATGCACCTCGTGCGGCGGCGCTTCGAGCTGGACGTAGCCACCCGCGCGGAAGTGCACGTGCTCGCCCTCGGGCAGGCGCAGCGTCAGCTCCTTGATGAAGGTGGCGACGTTGTCGTTGGCCTCGACGGTGCATTCCCACTTCTTGACGCCGAACACCTCCTCGGGAACGACGATCTCCATGTTCTGCTTGACCGGGGTCTGGCAGGAGAGGCGCCAGCCCTCGACCATCTGGCGGCGGGTGAAGTGGGGCTCCTCGGTGGGCAGCATCTCGCCGCCGCCCGCCTTGACGATGCACTTGCACTGCCCGCAGGTGCCGCCGCCGCCGCACGCGGAGGAGAGGAAGATCTTGTTGGAGGCGAGCGTCTGCAGAAGCTTGCCGCCGGCAGGCACGGTGACGTCCCGTTCGCCGTTGATCTCGATGGTGACGTCGCCCGAGGAGACGAGACGCGAGCGCGCGAACAGGATGATCGCCACCAGCGACAGAACGATCGCCGTGAACATGCCGACGCCGGCGAGGATGATTGTGGTGTTGCTCATGCTTCACGCCCCTCAGATCTGCACGCCGGAGAAGGACATGAACCCCAGCGCCATCAGGCCGATGGTGATGAAGGTGATGCCCAGGCCCTGCAGTCCGCCGGGCACGTCGCTGTACTTGAGCTTGTCGCGGATGCCCGCCAGGGCGGTGATCGCGAGCGCCCAGGAGATGCCCGAACCGAGGCCGTAGACCGCGCTTTCGCCGACGGTGTAGTCGCGCTCGACCATGAACAGCGAGCCCGCGAGGATCACGCAGTTGACGGTGATCAG of uncultured Alphaproteobacteria bacterium contains these proteins:
- a CDS encoding ApbE family protein produces the protein MTVSSWTTSAADAGNAGRLRLACIALAALLTACDGETVQSFGGPTMGSAYRVQYVADGKSPPPERLQAGVRGILDELDRAVSTYRADSDVARFNAAPAGTCLSMPASAVDLFKYARTLNRDSDGAFDVTLLPALSAWGFGPRGQVAERPSPDALDSLRGIVGMAHVRLSPDDPQTLCKDAATNIEFNSIAAGYAVDRIVAYLRAQGVSSFLVDVTGELHADGRKPDGSAWRIALEAPISNARVAERIVRLEGLGVSTSGNYRNYFEENGVRYSHTLDPRTLAPVTHKLASVSVIAKTALEADGLSTLLMVLGPERGYDFAVEHKLAAFFVIKADPGVDEGDARAFAVRSTPEFEKQFPSVKGST
- a CDS encoding conserved exported hypothetical protein (Evidence 4 : Homologs of previously reported genes of unknown function) — protein: MTWLIVFGVMLAVVAAMAIGVMAGRRPLMGSCGGIALLGIDKEDCPVCGGKKENCKRNKGKEAEG
- the hipO gene encoding Hippurate hydrolase; its protein translation is MTDWQDRFRTLAEEAAVVRRHLHAHPELAFEEFETAKFVAEKLAASGYEVRTGIGGTGVVGTLRAGGGSRTLGLRADMDALPIEEATGLPYASRTPGKMHACGHDGHTAMLLGAAAHLAATRNFDGTVHLIFQPAEEGKAGARRMMDDGLFEAFPCDAVYGLHNWPDLPVGRFNYRPGPMMASNDRITVRVLGKGAHGSAPHTGCDPIVAAASIVVMLQSVVGRNVDPLDAAVVSVTAVNAGSAFNIIPQSAEMKLSIRTLDPAVRTAVNARVRELIAAQAQALGCRAEIVAAPGPYPVLVNDAEATEAARDAARALFGADAVFELARPVLGSEDFAFMLEEQRGAYFLLGSGAPGAPAAALHNPAYDFNDAALLPGIAFWAGLVETLLAPSK
- a CDS encoding LysR family transcriptional regulator → MKLYQLRALDAVARLGGIRAAARDLGVTQPALTKALRELEAEAGLGLLERAHSGAVLSHAGQRLLLRSRAIFREFAYAEMELSQMRGETSGKVSIAISPLFARIVFPDAYTAFRREFPQIKIRVIESFISTTLPAIADGSLDFAVMLLAGTEVAANLLQEHWMDVDHRIVGRSGHPLAPKATLADLFRCDWLLTNAVETMGQLSLLGSIALQAALPLPRNIQEVPSAAMIEMLVAGSDALAIAPVFAGVSASPSLCPIDCDEVPPLVKSFGLVRRADTRLSPAAEGMRDAIRQAMRKLNLSAERRRRDDRRA
- a CDS encoding Beta-lactamase family protein encodes the protein MSGLRALTWGLALLLPSVASATSLDLVTPADDFLKESGAPGVEVSVLERGKDRPQTLARGFACVENSVPMRADSVMKLGSVTKVFTGLRIRMLIEEGKLAEDAPLSRFVPEQVRGDEITVRHLLTHTSGLPEMLGLEPFASNMAHPWTPREIAAVIAKQPLDFAPGSAQRYSNSNYLMLGRIVEIVTGEPFDREIRQRIATPLGMRHLSMGDDETVVRKAACGYAGGKPGELKRPMMASLVPPMATGNLIGTSEDIVRLVNQGRVLRHNLIDSPPQGPWRLADGSPAVKPQHGPDQGLEFDQSLLEGMTLFRFDDRPLSLVGKAGMFPGFAAWFLYDPQTRTAVAVTTNLETKSMEAMRLGVRVLEAQRRAKAVR
- the abgT gene encoding para-aminobenzoyl-glutamate transporter (Evidence 2a : Function of homologous gene experimentally demonstrated in an other organism; PubMedId : 2825131, 7567469, 9829935; Product type t : transporter), coding for MSSTKDSLGSPSAETPSSEIVGRLLAAVERFGNKIPDTFTLFVWAICVLIGLSVALSLAGVSVINPITHAEVEARSLLSAEAFSWLTTSMIRNFVAFPPFGLIVVLAMGVGIAQRTKLLERVIQAMVMGIPRRGVTIMLCIICFFSHIASDVALLIMPAIGAIVFRAVGRHPLAGLCTAMAAVGSGYSANLIIVGLDVVMAGLTTSAAQIIDKQAHVSPVDNWYFTTTAVALLTIVVTLVTEKIVEPRLGVYEGAVEKTLEKADPRERRALAFTGLAALVLVGLVALAVIPETGILRNPETHGIIGSPFLKGIAALMFLLFAVTGITYGVFTGQIRSAKDAGKLATDTIRDMSGFIVLMFLIANFTAAIVWTNIGQVIATAGAALLQTLDMTGLAAQFLLMVVAAFLLIFIPSSSATWALLGPLFVPMFMMLGYTPAFTQLAMRVGMCSFIPVSPCNPFVPAAIRTGQEYDPSLGYGRYLSLLMPYVAASVLAWVLLFTAFYLLNLPIGPGITARMA